The stretch of DNA CAGGAAACCGCATCCTTCGGCAACGACCTGTCCACGCTGCCGAACTTCCCCGCAGAGATCCGGGCCCCCGCCGGCACGCTCCCCGGCGTGTCCAGCTTCCAGCTGCACTTCGCCGACCACGACATCATGACCCCGGGCGACGCCCCGGACGTCCTGGTGGCGATGAACCCGGCGGCGCTCAAGGCCAACATCGGCGACCTGCCCCGCGGTGCGACCGTCATCGCCAACACCGACGAGTTCACCCGGCGCAGCCTGGCCAAGGTCGGCTACACCGAGGACCCCCTCTCCGACGGCTCGCTCGCCGAGTACAAGGTGAGCAAGGTGCCGCTGACCTCGATGACGGTCAAGGCGGTGGAGGAGTTCGACGTCTCCAAGAAGGACGCCGAGCGGGCCAAGAACATGTTCGCGCTCGGGCTGCTGTCCTGGATGTACAACCGGCCGACCGAGGGCACCACGTCGTTCCTGAAGTCGAAGTTCGCCGCCAAGCCGGCGATCCTCGCCGCCAACCTGGCGGCGTTCCGGGCCGGCTGGAACTTCGGCGAGACCACCGAGGACTTCGCCGTCTCCTACGAGGTGCGGCCGGCCCGGCTGCCCTCGGGCACCTACCGGAACATCACCGGCAACCTGGCCACCTCCTACGGCCTGGTGGCGGCCTCCCGGCTGACCGGGCTGCCGCTGTTCCTCGGCTCCTACCCGATCACCCCCGCCTCCGACATCCTGCACGAGCTCTCCCGGCACAAGCGGTTCGGCGTGCGGACCTTCCAGGCCGAGGACGAGATCGCCGGGGTCGGCGCGGCGCTGGGCGCCGCGTTCGGCGGGTCGCTGGGGGTCACCACCACCTCGGGTCCGGGCATGGTGCTCAAGGGCGAGACGCTGGGGCTGGCGGTGATGACCGAGCTGCCGCTGATCGTGGTCGACGTGCAGCGGGCCGGGCCCAGCACCGGCATGCCCACCAAGACCGAGCAGGCCGACCTGCTGCTGGCGCTGTACGGGCGGAACGGCGAGTCGCCGCTGCCGGTGCTCGCCCCCCGCTCCCCCTCGGACTGCTTCGACATCGCGATCGAGGCGGCGCGGATCGCGGTGAAGTACCGGACCCCGGTCGTGGTGCTCTCCGACGGCTACCTGGCCAACGGCTCGGAGCCGTGGCGCATCCCGGACACCACCGCGCTGCCCGACCTGTCGGTGGAGTTCGCCGCCGAGGCCAACGGGGAGGACGGGGAGTTCCTGCCCTACCTGCGGGACCCCGAGACGCTGGCCCGGCCGTGGGCGGTGCCCGGCACCCCCGGGCTGGAGCACCGGATCGGCGGCATCGAGAAGGCCGACGGCGGCGGGGGCATCTCCTACAGCCCCGCCAACCACGACCTGATGGTCCGGTCCCGGCAGGCCAAGGTCGACGGGATCGCCCGGGACATCCCGCCGCTGGAGGTGGACGACCCGGACGGCGCCGACGTGCTGGTGCTCGGCTGGGGCGGCACCTACGGCTCGATCGCCGCCGCGGTGCGCAGGGTGCGCCGGGCCGGCTTCCGGGTGGCCCAGGCGCACCTGCGCCACCTCAACCCGTTCCCGGAGAACCTCGGCGAGGTGCTGAACCGCTACGAGCGGGTGCTGGTCCCCGAGATCAACCTCGGCCAGCTCTCGCTGCTGCTGCGCGGCAGGTTCCTCGTCGACGTCATCGGCTACACCAAGGTCCGCGGCCTGCCGTTCAAGGCCGAAGAGCTCGCGGGCGTGGTCCAGGAGGTCATCGATCGTGCCGAGTGAGAACGGCTCCGCCCGGAGCTTCGAGGGGCTCAAGCTGGTCCCGCGCTCCGAGACCGCCTACAAGATGAAGGACTTCAAGTCCGACCAGGAGGTCCGGTGGTGCCCGGGCTGCGGCGACTACGCGATCCTCGCCGCCTTCCAGGGGTTCCTGCCCGAGCTGGGGGTGCCCCGGGAGAACATCGTGGTCGTCTCGGGGATCGGCTGCTCCTCGCGGTTCCCCTACTACCTGAGCACCTACGGGATGCACTCGATCCACGGCCGGGCGCCGGCGATCGCGACCGGCCTGGCCGCCTCCCGCCCCGACCTGTCGGTCTGGGTGATCACCGGGGACGGCGACGGGCTGTCCATCGGCGGCAACCACCTGATCCACGCGCTGCGGCGGAACGTCAACATCAACGTCCTGCTCTTCAACAACCGGATCTACGGGCTGACCAAGGGGCAGTACTCGCCCACCTCCGAGCCGGGGAAGATCACCAAGTCCTCGCCGATGGGGTCGCTGGACTCGCCGTTCAACCCGGTCTCGCTGGCGCTCGGCGCCGAGGCGGGGTTCGTGGCGCGCACCGTCGACTCCGACCGCAAGCACCTGACCGGGGTGCTGCGGGCGGCGGCCGACCACGAGGGCGCGTCGTTCGTGGAGATCTACCAGAACTGCCCGATCTTCAACGACGACGCGTTCGAGCCGCTGAAGGACCCGGCCGAGCGGGACCTGCGGCTGCTCCGCATGGAGCACGGCGAGCCGCTGCGGGTCGGCCCGGAGCGCGGCGTCGTCGCGGGCGAGTACGGCGGCCTTCGGGTGGCCGACGTCGCCGAGGTCGGCGAGGACGCGCTGATCCGGCACGACGCGCACCGGGAGGACCCGGGGTATGCGTTCGCGCTCTCCCGGCTGGACTACCCGGCCTTCGAGCACGTGCCGATCGGGGTCTTCCGCGACGTGCGGCGGCCCGCCTACGACGCGCTGATGAACGAGCAGATCGCCGAGGCCCGCGCCGGGCAGGGCGAGGGCGACCTCGCCGCCCTGCTGGCCAGCGGGGACACCTGGACGGTGGACTAGGCGACGGCGGGCGGGCCGGGGCCCCGGCCCGCCCGTCACCCACCACCACCCTCAACCGAGACCCACCGGGCCACCCGCTCCCCGGTCCCCCGCGTCCCCCGGTCCGGGGCCCGTCATCCACAGGCACTGCGTCCACAACCCCGACGCGGCGGTGGCACGGCGGGCCCGGCGCCCCTAGGTTGGTGACATCGGTCACGCCGAACGGCGGCGTGCGCGTTGTCTTCCTGGAGGCGCGATGAGCGGCCAGAGCCCTGCGGCGGTCTCGGCGAGCACGGTGGACGGCGTCCTGCGGCGCACCGCCGCGCGCACCCCGGACCGCACCGCGCTGGACTACGGCGACCGGCGGTGGAGCTACGGCGAGCTGGACCGCGGGGTGAGCAGAGTGGCCGCCTGGCTGCTCGGCCTGGGGCTGGCCCGCGGCGACCGGGTGGCCGCGTTCGGCGGGAACTCCGACGCCTACCTGCTCTCCTACCTCGGCTGCGCGCGGGCCGGGCTGGTGCACGTCCCGGTGAACCCGGCGCTCCGCCGCGACGAGCTCTCCTACGTGCTGGCCCAGTCCGGTGCGACCGTGGTGCTGGCCGATCCGCACCTGGCCGGCGCGGTGGAGGAGATCCGCTCCGCGCTGCCCGCCCGCGACGTGCTGGCGCTCCGCGGCGCCCTGGAGTCGCTGCTGGAGGTCGCCCGCGACCCGCACGCCCCGGTCGCCGAGGGCTCCGACACCGCCGACGGCGACCTGGTGCAGCTGCTCTACACCTCCGGCACGACCTCATCGCCCAAGGGCGCCATGATGACCCACCGGGCCCTGGTGCACGAGTACGCCAGCAGCGTGCAGGCGCTGGACATCGGCGCCGGCGACCGCATCCTGCACGCCCTGCCGCTGTACCACTCCGCGCAGATGCACGTCTTCCTGCTCCCCGGGCTGGCGGTGGGCGCCCGCAACGACCTGATCGACTCCCCCGACCCGGCGGAGGTGCTGCGCCGGATCGAGCAGGACGGCGTCACCTCGTTCTTCGCGCCGCCGACGGTGTGGCTGGCGATCAAGGACCACCCCGATTTCGCCGCCCGCGACCTGTCCGGGCTGGCCAAGGCGTA from Nocardiopsis composta encodes:
- a CDS encoding 2-oxoacid:acceptor oxidoreductase subunit alpha; its protein translation is MTKKVERLDRVIIRFAGDSGDGMQLTGDRFTQETASFGNDLSTLPNFPAEIRAPAGTLPGVSSFQLHFADHDIMTPGDAPDVLVAMNPAALKANIGDLPRGATVIANTDEFTRRSLAKVGYTEDPLSDGSLAEYKVSKVPLTSMTVKAVEEFDVSKKDAERAKNMFALGLLSWMYNRPTEGTTSFLKSKFAAKPAILAANLAAFRAGWNFGETTEDFAVSYEVRPARLPSGTYRNITGNLATSYGLVAASRLTGLPLFLGSYPITPASDILHELSRHKRFGVRTFQAEDEIAGVGAALGAAFGGSLGVTTTSGPGMVLKGETLGLAVMTELPLIVVDVQRAGPSTGMPTKTEQADLLLALYGRNGESPLPVLAPRSPSDCFDIAIEAARIAVKYRTPVVVLSDGYLANGSEPWRIPDTTALPDLSVEFAAEANGEDGEFLPYLRDPETLARPWAVPGTPGLEHRIGGIEKADGGGGISYSPANHDLMVRSRQAKVDGIARDIPPLEVDDPDGADVLVLGWGGTYGSIAAAVRRVRRAGFRVAQAHLRHLNPFPENLGEVLNRYERVLVPEINLGQLSLLLRGRFLVDVIGYTKVRGLPFKAEELAGVVQEVIDRAE
- a CDS encoding 2-oxoacid:ferredoxin oxidoreductase subunit beta, producing MKDFKSDQEVRWCPGCGDYAILAAFQGFLPELGVPRENIVVVSGIGCSSRFPYYLSTYGMHSIHGRAPAIATGLAASRPDLSVWVITGDGDGLSIGGNHLIHALRRNVNINVLLFNNRIYGLTKGQYSPTSEPGKITKSSPMGSLDSPFNPVSLALGAEAGFVARTVDSDRKHLTGVLRAAADHEGASFVEIYQNCPIFNDDAFEPLKDPAERDLRLLRMEHGEPLRVGPERGVVAGEYGGLRVADVAEVGEDALIRHDAHREDPGYAFALSRLDYPAFEHVPIGVFRDVRRPAYDALMNEQIAEARAGQGEGDLAALLASGDTWTVD
- a CDS encoding fatty acyl-CoA synthetase, which gives rise to MSGQSPAAVSASTVDGVLRRTAARTPDRTALDYGDRRWSYGELDRGVSRVAAWLLGLGLARGDRVAAFGGNSDAYLLSYLGCARAGLVHVPVNPALRRDELSYVLAQSGATVVLADPHLAGAVEEIRSALPARDVLALRGALESLLEVARDPHAPVAEGSDTADGDLVQLLYTSGTTSSPKGAMMTHRALVHEYASSVQALDIGAGDRILHALPLYHSAQMHVFLLPGLAVGARNDLIDSPDPAEVLRRIEQDGVTSFFAPPTVWLAIKDHPDFAARDLSGLAKAYYGAAAMPVQALTEIRERHPGVGFYNCFGQSEIGPLATVLRPEEHVPGRMDSCGRPVLFVEARVVREDGADVLPGETGEVVYRSPQLCTGYWEKPEETAEAFRGGWFHSGDLARRDEEGYLTIVDRLKDVINTGGVQVASREVEEVLYRHPSVAEAAVIALPDDKWGEAVTAVVVPRARVAGDELIAFTRRHLAGFKVPKSVHLVEDLPRNASGKLLKRVLRDELAERGGQGG